A segment of the Nerophis lumbriciformis linkage group LG08, RoL_Nlum_v2.1, whole genome shotgun sequence genome:
tgtgttctcatgtgtgtttgcATATTATATTTGTTAGCGTATCCTTTACCACACGccgaacaactgaaatgtttttcttctgCGTGCATTATCATGTGTCGAGTCAAGCAAGAGTTCCTAAAAAAGCCTTttgcacaaactgaacaactgaaagTTTTTTCTCCCGTGTGTATTTTCATGTGTCGATTTAAACTAGCGTTTCTAAAGAAGCCTTTCCTGCAAACCGAACAACTGAAAGGTTTGTCTCCTGTGTGTGTCAGAGTGTGAGACAGCATCGTTTCCCTTTTTGAGAATTTTTTGCCACAGTGtaaacaactgaaaggtttttctcccgtgtgtgtcCGCACGTGTCGAGCCAAATCAGAGTTCCTGATGAAGCCTTTAGCACAAACGGAACAACTGTAAGGCGTTTcccctgtgtgtgttttcatgtgcatTTGCATGGTACTTTTGTCAAAGAAACGTTTGCCGCAAACAGAACAACTAAATGgtctttctcctgtgtgtgttctcatatgtGACAGCATCCTTACCCTTTGGGAGAACTTTTTAGCGCACACTGAACAACTGAAAGTTCTTTCTCCTGTGCGCGTTCCCATATTTACATTAACGTGTGACGTTGTGTCATCActatctgacagtggagcaatgaggttgtctgcttgtgatcctccacagtggtctccatcacctTCTGTTGGGTGTTGTGGTGAGCTGCTTGAAGGTTCCATGGATTTGTTCTTctcacttggactgtgatgaagctgtgaggactcaggtgttttgtcttcatggtcttcagtcttcacacaGACAACAGTCGGTGGAAACTTGGCGAGATCAGCCTCCTCCCGCCCTGGAAGACATTcttcctcctgagtgatccagagttcctcctcttcctctttaatgtggtggggctgtggatcctccagcttcaaagtggagctccccttCAGCAACTTAGGGTAAGGTTTTTCTTGACAGCCAAgaagctgctggacgtctgcaagagaaataaaaaaaatatttatatgcgACTGTCACAGCATTGCTCCTACTTCACTACACTCTAGCGTTCCCAATCACAACCATACTGCTAAACCACGAATATTCAATTTACATCTACTAGCAAATGACTCCTTTGTGGACACCATCAAGTGTAGAAAGATATTTTAAAATTAATGACACACCAGATGTGTTGAGGGAGGACAaagggttcgtacaccttttccatggccaaattcaagcactttttaaggactttcaagatcgaTTTTCCAGTTTTTTTCCAGTACGCTTCCAAAGGCGAAGACcagtgtggtttttttttgttttgttttttgtcataaaaaaatacaatcatgtgtgcttatggactgtatccttgcagactgtattgatatatattgatatataatgtaggaaccagaatattaataacagaaagaaacaacccttttgtgcgaatgagtgtaaatgggggaggtaggttttttgggttggtgcactaattgtaagtgtatcttgtgttttttatgttgatttaaaaaaatatatatatacagtggggcaaaaaagtatttagtcagccaccgattgtgcaagttctcccacttaaaattatgacagaggtctgtaattttcaccataggtacacttcaactgtgagagacagaatgtggaaaaaaatccaggaattcacattgtaggaattttaaagaatttatttgtaaattatggtggaaaataagtatttggtcacttcaaacaaggaagatctctggctctcacagacctgtaacttcttctttaagaagctcttctgtcctccacttgttacctgtattaatggcacctgtttgaactcgttatctgtataaaagacacctgtccacagcctcaaacagttaGACTCCAAaccccactatggccaagaccaaagagctgtcgaaggacaccaggagaagaattgtagacctgcaccagactgtgaagagtgaatctacaataggcaagcagcttggtgtgaaaaaatcaactgtgggagcaattatcagaaaatggaagacatacaagaccactgataatctccctcaatctggggctccacgcaagatctcatcctgtggggtcaaaatgatcatgagaacggtgagcaaaaatcccagaaccacacggggggacctggtgaatgacctgcagagagctgggaccaaagtaacaaaggttaccatcagtaacacactacgccgacagggaatcaaatcctgcagggccagacgtgtccccctgcttaagccagtgcatgtccaggcccgtctgaagtttgccagagagcacatggatgatacagcagaggattgggagaatgccatgtggtcagatgaaaccaaaatataactttttggtataaactcaactcgtcatgtttggaggaagaagaatactgagttgcatcccaagaacaccataccttctgtgaagcatgggggtggaaacatcatgctttggggctgtttttctgctaaggggacaggccgactgatccgtgttaaggaaagaatgaatggggccatgtatcgtgagattttgagccaaaacctccttccatcagtgagagctttgaagatgaaacgaggctgggtcttccagcatgacaatgatcccaaacacaccgcccgggcaacgaaggagtggcttcgtaagaagcatttgaaagtcctgtagtggcctagccagtctccagacctcaaccccaaagaaaatctgtggagggagttgaaagtccgtgttgctcggcgacagccccaaaacatcactgctctcgagaagatctgcatggaggaatgggccaaaataccagctactgtgtgtgcaaacctggtaaagacttatagtaatcgtttgacctctgttattgccaacaaaggttatattacaaagtattgagttgaatttttgttattgaccaaatacttattttccaccataatttacaaataaattctttaaaaatcctacaatgtgaattcctggattttttttccacattctgtctctcacagttgaagtgtacctatgatgaaaattacagacctctgtcatcattttaaatacttttttgccccactgtatatatatatttttatttatttatttattgtgcggaccggtactgggccgcaacccggtggttggggaccactgccctaaagggaaacctttgtaaatgatagtcagatccattctgaagctGCCTaagtgcaggatttgctttaacattctgAGGatgatgtcatatttaatttgaacttgtttttttttttttttttttttttttttatataaatgatcctcagtagtcacatacaaatttgtgtgaattatgcaaaattatttaaatttggtccccatgaaccatatgaagTCTTTTTCCcaagggtccccagtaagaatgatcagcaca
Coding sequences within it:
- the LOC133611326 gene encoding uncharacterized protein, whose protein sequence is MCERTIAEYEEELSPTKEEKERQHQLLDAVFKEHQVVLHRTDVQQPRHTEEGDPHAPHVKEEEEEPQATHVKEEEENIWEEKCLRGQEEAELTKFPLTVVSMKTEDHEEKPPESSQLHHSPNVQQLLGCQEKPYPKLLKGSSTLKLEDPQPHHIKEEEEELWITQEEECLPGREEADLAKFPPTVVCVKTEDHEDKTPESSQLHHSPSEKNKSMEPSSSSPQHPTEGDGDHCGGSQADNLIAPLSDSDDTTSHVNVNMGTRTGERTFSCSVCAKKFSQRVRMLSHMRTHTGERPFSCSVCGKRFFDKSTMQMHMKTHTGETPYSCSVCAKGFIRNSDLARHVRTHTGEKPFSCLHCGKKFSKRETMLSHTLTHTGDKPFSCSVCRKGFFRNASLNRHMKIHTGEKTFSCSVCAKGFFRNSCLTRHMIMHAEEKHFSCSACGKGYANKYNMQTHMRTHTGEKTFGCSVCAKYFLKKRDLLRHMRTHTGE